One stretch of Corynebacterium auriscanis DNA includes these proteins:
- a CDS encoding NUDIX domain-containing protein yields the protein MTGDGWAVGTDGSRRWGTLGAAGLMLLTSAGEVLMQHRAKWTNRGGTWALPGGAIDTGESCADAALRETWEETGVLPELVTVRGELVTSRIELSHVLTRQPLASEDMELVDSFRDEVEGIGDPRDPRVQELMNDNRIEHPGHGGHLVFGLGGRFWWEIPDSSVSEWCYTVVLGTCDTVLELNPTAESTDLKWQPLDDLEQLDLMPEFSHSLPALREKIGELGLR from the coding sequence ATGACGGGTGACGGCTGGGCTGTAGGAACAGACGGGTCTCGGCGATGGGGCACGCTGGGCGCCGCTGGGTTGATGCTGCTCACTTCGGCGGGGGAGGTCCTCATGCAACACCGCGCCAAGTGGACTAATCGCGGTGGCACCTGGGCCTTGCCGGGTGGGGCGATTGATACGGGAGAATCGTGTGCGGATGCCGCGCTGCGGGAAACCTGGGAAGAAACCGGAGTTCTACCCGAATTGGTCACGGTGCGTGGGGAACTGGTGACCTCACGGATCGAGCTGAGTCACGTTCTCACGCGCCAGCCGCTGGCCTCCGAGGATATGGAGTTAGTGGATAGCTTCCGTGATGAGGTCGAGGGTATCGGGGATCCCCGTGACCCCCGTGTCCAGGAACTGATGAACGACAACCGGATAGAACACCCCGGCCACGGAGGTCACTTGGTGTTTGGTTTAGGCGGTCGTTTTTGGTGGGAGATTCCGGATAGCTCGGTGAGCGAGTGGTGCTATACCGTCGTTCTGGGGACCTGTGACACTGTGCTGGAATTGAATCCAACGGCAGAGTCGACGGACCTGAAATGGCAGCCCCTCGATGACCTTGAGCAACTGGACCTCATGCCGGAGTTCTCCCACAGCTTGCCCGCGTTACGCGAGAAGATCGGTGAGTTGGGACTGCGCTAG
- the gatB gene encoding Asp-tRNA(Asn)/Glu-tRNA(Gln) amidotransferase subunit GatB has protein sequence MTAPVYDYSDDVMDFDEVLERFDPVMGMEVHVELSTKTKMFSTSSAEFGDAPNTNVDPCSLGLPGALPVVNKQGVEWAIKIGLALNCEIAPYSRFARKNYFYPDQPKNYQISQYDEPIAHDGYLDVVLEDGTEWRVEIERAHMEEDTGKLTHLGGERGRIHGATSSLVDCNRAGVPLIEIVTKPIEGAGKRAPEVAKAYVSALRDLVKALGVSDARMDQGSMRVDSNLSLMQKGATEYGTRTETKNINSLKSVEQAVRFEMQRQAACLVNGVEIVQETRHYQELDGTTSKGRPKETMADYRYFNDPDLPPVLAPAEWVEEIRATLPEMPWIRRARIQEEWQLKDEEMRDLVNAGALDLIVDTVEAGAKPAEARSWWVSYLAQKANEQGVELEALHITPQQVARVAALVSEGKLTNKLARQAVDGVLAGEGDVDEVVKDRGLEVVRDDGAIEAAVDEALAANPDIVEKYKAGNKKVTGAIVGAVMKATKGKADPAQVNQLIAKKLQ, from the coding sequence ATGACTGCGCCTGTGTATGACTACTCCGATGATGTGATGGATTTCGATGAAGTGCTGGAGCGCTTCGACCCGGTTATGGGTATGGAAGTCCACGTCGAGCTGTCCACCAAGACGAAGATGTTCTCCACCTCCTCGGCGGAATTCGGCGATGCACCGAACACCAACGTGGACCCCTGCAGCTTGGGGCTGCCCGGCGCGTTGCCCGTGGTGAACAAGCAGGGTGTGGAATGGGCCATCAAGATTGGTCTGGCGCTGAACTGTGAGATTGCACCTTACTCCCGCTTCGCGCGAAAGAATTACTTCTACCCAGACCAGCCGAAGAACTACCAGATCTCCCAGTACGATGAGCCAATTGCGCACGACGGCTACTTGGATGTCGTGTTGGAAGATGGCACCGAGTGGCGCGTAGAGATCGAGCGCGCGCACATGGAAGAAGATACCGGCAAGCTGACCCACCTGGGTGGCGAGCGCGGTCGCATCCACGGCGCTACGTCCTCCCTCGTTGACTGCAACCGCGCCGGCGTGCCGCTCATTGAGATCGTGACCAAGCCGATCGAGGGGGCGGGAAAGCGCGCACCGGAGGTAGCGAAGGCTTACGTTTCCGCACTGCGCGATCTAGTGAAGGCCCTCGGCGTCTCGGATGCGCGTATGGATCAGGGCTCGATGCGTGTGGATTCCAACCTGTCGCTCATGCAGAAGGGCGCCACGGAGTACGGCACCCGCACCGAGACTAAGAACATCAACTCCCTGAAATCCGTGGAGCAGGCTGTGCGCTTCGAGATGCAGCGCCAAGCAGCGTGCCTAGTCAACGGTGTAGAGATTGTGCAGGAAACCCGCCACTACCAGGAACTTGATGGCACGACCTCTAAGGGGCGCCCGAAGGAGACGATGGCGGACTACCGTTACTTCAACGATCCTGACCTGCCACCGGTTCTGGCCCCCGCGGAGTGGGTCGAGGAAATCCGCGCTACGTTGCCGGAGATGCCATGGATTCGCCGGGCGCGTATCCAGGAAGAGTGGCAGCTTAAGGATGAGGAAATGCGGGACCTGGTCAACGCCGGTGCGTTGGACCTCATTGTGGATACCGTGGAAGCGGGCGCGAAGCCTGCCGAGGCGCGCTCCTGGTGGGTCTCCTACCTGGCGCAGAAGGCCAACGAACAGGGGGTGGAGCTGGAAGCTCTGCACATCACCCCACAGCAGGTGGCGCGCGTGGCTGCTTTGGTATCCGAAGGCAAGCTGACCAATAAGCTGGCTCGCCAGGCAGTTGACGGCGTGCTGGCTGGCGAAGGCGATGTTGACGAGGTCGTTAAGGACCGTGGTTTAGAGGTCGTCCGTGACGACGGTGCTATCGAAGCCGCGGTTGACGAGGCTTTGGCCGCGAACCCCGACATCGTGGAAAAGTACAAGGCTGGCAACAAGAAGGTCACCGGCGCGATCGTCGGTGCCGTCATGAAGGCCACTAAGGGCAAAGCTGACCCGGCACAGGTCAACCAGCTGATTGCAAAGAAGCTGCAGTAA
- a CDS encoding glycosyltransferase family 2 protein produces the protein MNPSNTDHRRPADPHPSPQPGNARSAFPAVSVIIPYYNAPDQLLRVLTAVVNQDYPGPVQIIVADDGSTPPAHEDPQLQPTLHRLGATVVWQPDQGFRAAAARNLGATRATGEVLAFFDGDTCPEPGFLRATVPHITANPRALVVGSRLTGPSAEEPEWLRHAWHHTDHLRAADDTSWRFIISAAMVCSRSFFTFLSGFDATLVRYGGEDWEFAWRAWNHGAQFVHEPAAIAIHPQDDFGQRFGDPDEAIRRKNFETTALATRITHPMCRPQFGLFEVADIGVVLPKEKAPTTATAWQRPGVSEAVIASWLQADVQVYMDGEVPALFAADPRVRQLDGSEGQGHAGKKRATEAPDSRIQVRMAEPLALENVETFYAAVTDRMVQLPDGSDITTARGVALELAVQHTTPEQAGLRPVGGPQQLERLFAGW, from the coding sequence ATGAATCCAAGCAATACCGATCACCGGCGCCCTGCCGACCCCCATCCCTCACCTCAACCGGGCAACGCCCGCTCCGCGTTTCCCGCAGTCAGCGTGATTATCCCCTATTACAACGCCCCCGACCAGCTGCTGCGGGTCCTCACTGCAGTCGTAAACCAGGACTACCCCGGTCCGGTGCAGATCATCGTTGCTGATGATGGTTCCACTCCTCCGGCACACGAAGATCCTCAGCTCCAGCCGACCTTGCACCGGCTGGGCGCCACCGTCGTCTGGCAACCCGATCAGGGTTTCCGCGCAGCTGCCGCCCGCAACCTCGGCGCCACCCGAGCCACCGGTGAGGTGCTGGCGTTTTTCGACGGTGACACATGCCCCGAACCCGGGTTCCTCCGCGCCACCGTCCCACACATCACCGCGAATCCCCGCGCGCTCGTCGTCGGCAGCCGACTCACCGGCCCCAGCGCCGAAGAACCCGAATGGCTGCGCCACGCATGGCACCACACAGACCACCTCCGCGCCGCCGACGATACCTCGTGGCGTTTCATCATCTCCGCCGCCATGGTGTGCTCGCGGTCTTTCTTCACTTTTCTTTCGGGGTTCGACGCCACCCTGGTCCGCTACGGCGGTGAGGACTGGGAGTTCGCATGGCGCGCTTGGAATCATGGTGCGCAGTTCGTCCACGAACCGGCCGCTATTGCTATTCACCCGCAGGACGACTTTGGACAGCGCTTCGGCGACCCCGACGAAGCCATTCGTCGAAAAAATTTCGAAACGACCGCTCTGGCCACACGCATCACCCATCCCATGTGCCGGCCGCAGTTCGGGTTGTTCGAAGTGGCTGACATTGGCGTCGTCCTACCAAAAGAAAAAGCCCCCACCACCGCTACCGCCTGGCAACGCCCCGGAGTTTCGGAGGCCGTGATCGCAAGCTGGCTGCAGGCAGATGTGCAGGTGTATATGGATGGGGAGGTGCCCGCGCTGTTTGCGGCTGATCCACGAGTCCGACAATTGGATGGCAGTGAGGGCCAGGGCCACGCCGGCAAGAAGAGAGCCACGGAGGCGCCAGATTCGCGGATCCAGGTCCGAATGGCCGAGCCGCTAGCGTTGGAGAATGTGGAGACGTTCTATGCGGCTGTGACGGATCGGATGGTGCAGCTACCCGATGGGTCCGACATCACCACTGCGCGTGGGGTTGCACTGGAGTTGGCAGTACAGCACACAACGCCCGAGCAGGCTGGATTGCGGCCGGTGGGCGGCCCCCAACAGCTGGAGCGTTTGTTTGCTGGGTGGTGA
- a CDS encoding WcbI family polysaccharide biosynthesis putative acetyltransferase, whose translation MPTLTVIGNCQAESLRKLLMSTGHFESHRIPPVHELTTADMPWFGELLKGSDVVVAQPIRDDYRGLPVGTAQAFATAPPHAQQVVVPVLRFDGLMPYQAIIRDPDDSSLNPPVVPYHDLRILVAAAASSGESVAAGASNVLGRAVTPAALRCNVEPAALRCNVEPAALRCNVEALRRNVGPAALRHAAAMSVQQIRNREKRHDTVVISNFLETNPVWHTVNHPNNETLCVLARGVLRTLGLPTESITAPDYEMLGELDAPIEPESVDALGVDPTAVAGRESWKTRNGGVLDEEQIVREQLEFYRQRPRLVAHGLQRHADRIENLGLLA comes from the coding sequence ATGCCTACCCTCACCGTCATCGGAAACTGCCAAGCAGAATCGCTACGCAAACTCCTGATGAGCACGGGCCATTTTGAATCGCACCGCATCCCTCCCGTGCACGAATTGACCACAGCAGACATGCCTTGGTTTGGAGAACTGTTGAAGGGCTCCGATGTTGTGGTCGCCCAACCCATCCGTGACGATTACCGCGGACTGCCCGTAGGCACCGCACAGGCATTCGCCACCGCACCCCCGCACGCGCAGCAAGTGGTTGTGCCCGTGCTGCGTTTTGATGGCCTGATGCCGTATCAAGCCATCATTCGCGATCCCGATGACAGCTCACTAAACCCGCCCGTGGTTCCCTATCACGACCTGCGCATATTGGTGGCGGCAGCTGCCTCCAGCGGGGAATCGGTAGCAGCTGGGGCATCCAACGTGCTCGGCCGCGCCGTGACCCCTGCGGCCCTGCGCTGCAATGTGGAACCTGCGGCCCTGCGCTGCAATGTGGAACCTGCGGCCCTGCGCTGCAATGTGGAAGCCCTGCGCCGCAATGTGGGACCTGCGGCCCTGCGCCACGCCGCTGCAATGTCGGTACAGCAGATTCGCAATCGGGAAAAGCGCCACGATACGGTAGTCATATCGAACTTCCTCGAAACCAATCCCGTATGGCACACCGTCAACCATCCCAACAATGAAACCCTCTGCGTACTAGCCCGCGGAGTATTGCGCACATTGGGTTTGCCAACCGAATCGATCACTGCTCCGGATTACGAAATGCTAGGGGAACTCGACGCCCCAATTGAGCCCGAATCGGTGGATGCGTTGGGCGTCGACCCAACCGCAGTTGCGGGACGAGAATCGTGGAAGACACGAAATGGCGGTGTACTCGACGAAGAGCAGATCGTGCGGGAACAATTGGAGTTTTATCGTCAGCGCCCGCGGTTGGTCGCCCACGGATTGCAACGGCATGCCGATCGGATTGAAAACCTGGGATTACTGGCATGA
- a CDS encoding glycosyltransferase — protein sequence MISPIPSASPHDDGATTAPCIGIYAHHHGSGHLHRCREIARQLRQRGFAVTIFSSAAGADITLPDDSPADGQVPAWRATTAAGTAHYAPPQNAGLQQRFARLAQWIAEHKPAAFYVDVSAEVVSFVRLMGIPVATIAMPGVRDDQPHQTAYAQADAIIAAWPHWVPLPFYLTPHASRFHAIGGISRLEPINAVTHHPRRVVVMTGEGGSTWDPADWVQVQRACPDWEFIHLSGRNRVADPSELLAGAAVAVIAGGQNSIADLAVLGTPAIVLPQPRPFAEQNVTAKVLATAGLATVMEEFPAANEWPAILEEAANSTPRWERWETDGAAGRAADIIANVAHPAVQDESAAEPRTAVLTLTDHQRVHHVQNQVNLLPLGVDHITIALSDVERVRRALPTSTVVAAPSDNLAAARNCGARQAIKRGARRLIFLDADCVASNQLINSYQQALQRKPHAVVAGPVTYMKPGELRTTNPQPHPARPNPQVGELVKADNYDLFWSLSFALEAATWERIVDSFGGFDEGYQGYGGEDTDFASNLQKHNIELWWVGGAHAFHQWHPVSSPPWEHEDDIVTNATYFHNKWGRWPMEGWLREFAEAGAVEFTGGRWRRTKCDK from the coding sequence ATGATTTCACCCATTCCTTCCGCCTCGCCCCACGATGATGGTGCGACGACTGCGCCGTGCATTGGGATTTACGCCCACCACCACGGATCCGGGCACCTGCACCGATGCCGCGAAATTGCTCGCCAACTGCGTCAACGTGGTTTTGCGGTGACTATATTTTCTAGCGCGGCCGGCGCGGACATCACACTCCCCGACGATTCCCCCGCAGACGGCCAGGTGCCCGCCTGGCGCGCGACGACGGCCGCAGGCACGGCCCACTATGCACCTCCGCAGAACGCTGGCCTGCAGCAACGGTTTGCCCGCCTCGCGCAGTGGATCGCGGAACACAAACCGGCGGCGTTCTACGTTGATGTTTCCGCGGAAGTCGTATCCTTCGTGCGTCTTATGGGCATTCCTGTGGCCACTATTGCCATGCCCGGCGTGCGCGATGACCAACCCCATCAGACCGCCTACGCTCAGGCTGATGCCATTATCGCTGCCTGGCCACACTGGGTCCCACTGCCTTTTTATTTGACGCCCCACGCTTCCCGCTTCCACGCTATCGGTGGGATCTCTCGGCTTGAACCCATCAACGCGGTTACGCACCATCCCAGGCGCGTGGTAGTCATGACCGGCGAGGGCGGTTCTACCTGGGACCCTGCGGACTGGGTCCAGGTGCAGAGAGCATGCCCCGACTGGGAGTTCATCCACTTGAGCGGGCGCAACCGTGTTGCAGATCCCAGTGAACTTCTGGCAGGGGCAGCGGTCGCGGTGATTGCGGGCGGCCAGAATTCCATCGCGGACCTCGCAGTTCTGGGTACCCCAGCCATCGTGTTGCCGCAACCCCGCCCATTCGCGGAACAAAACGTGACGGCCAAGGTGCTCGCCACAGCGGGCCTAGCAACGGTCATGGAAGAGTTTCCCGCTGCGAACGAATGGCCTGCGATCTTGGAAGAAGCTGCCAATTCCACGCCACGGTGGGAACGGTGGGAGACCGACGGAGCAGCTGGCCGCGCAGCTGACATCATTGCGAATGTGGCACACCCTGCAGTCCAGGATGAATCCGCAGCAGAACCGCGGACGGCGGTCCTCACTTTGACCGACCATCAGCGCGTCCATCACGTGCAAAACCAGGTGAATCTATTGCCCCTCGGGGTGGATCACATCACCATCGCACTTTCTGACGTTGAGCGGGTGCGACGAGCACTACCAACCTCGACGGTGGTAGCCGCTCCGAGCGATAATCTCGCTGCTGCGCGAAACTGTGGAGCACGCCAGGCAATCAAACGGGGTGCCCGCCGATTGATTTTCTTGGATGCGGACTGCGTGGCGTCGAACCAATTAATAAACAGCTACCAGCAAGCCCTACAGCGCAAGCCCCACGCCGTGGTGGCCGGGCCGGTGACGTACATGAAACCGGGAGAGCTGCGGACCACTAATCCCCAGCCACATCCCGCACGGCCGAACCCCCAAGTAGGTGAACTGGTGAAGGCGGATAACTACGACCTGTTCTGGTCACTGTCGTTTGCACTTGAGGCAGCAACATGGGAACGCATCGTCGATAGTTTTGGTGGATTCGATGAGGGATATCAAGGGTACGGTGGTGAAGATACAGATTTTGCCTCCAACCTGCAGAAACACAACATCGAACTGTGGTGGGTCGGGGGAGCACACGCCTTTCACCAGTGGCATCCCGTTTCTTCGCCACCGTGGGAACATGAAGATGACATTGTGACCAATGCCACCTATTTCCACAACAAGTGGGGGCGCTGGCCGATGGAGGGTTGGTTACGCGAGTTTGCTGAGGCCGGGGCGGTGGAGTTTACCGGTGGTCGGTGGCGCCGTACGAAGTGCGACAAGTAA
- a CDS encoding glycosyltransferase yields the protein MKRSVRVLSIPAQHPYTQAIKPANAVYFPDPDINGNWWPHPALEANFWSSAPTEEEPAAAGGFGTAFSHLHYSLGGIDLVHLHFGFEHRTPQQIQEFVDALPIPLVVTVHDLDNPHLVTAAQQQEHHERLRILIRAAASVITLTQPAAQRLREEFSAQRVDVVPHPAITRDVPNPPRDPVAGVFLKSLRNNVISDPSFYLAIAAETPLRVFIHSDAPTRPLREALTGKVDLRVHAPFSDDELHQEVASVTTCLLPYVRGTHSGWLEMCRDVGTTVVAPDVGCYEGQADSPGTVRVYDAGDAHAAADALNRQLERGTVPYRGNRERQLHFIHGFHERLYERLVTP from the coding sequence GTGAAGCGTAGTGTACGGGTGCTATCCATTCCCGCCCAGCATCCATACACTCAGGCCATCAAACCAGCTAACGCGGTCTACTTTCCCGATCCCGATATCAATGGAAACTGGTGGCCGCATCCCGCTCTGGAGGCCAACTTTTGGTCGAGCGCACCGACTGAGGAGGAGCCCGCAGCGGCGGGGGGCTTCGGTACAGCTTTCTCGCACCTGCATTATTCGCTAGGGGGCATCGATCTGGTGCATCTGCATTTCGGTTTTGAGCACCGCACCCCCCAACAGATCCAGGAATTCGTTGATGCATTGCCCATCCCACTTGTGGTGACTGTGCATGACCTCGACAACCCGCATCTGGTCACGGCCGCCCAACAGCAGGAACACCATGAGCGCCTGCGTATCCTCATCCGTGCCGCTGCCAGTGTGATCACGTTGACCCAGCCGGCTGCCCAGCGACTGCGCGAAGAGTTTTCCGCCCAACGCGTGGACGTGGTTCCGCACCCTGCAATCACCCGGGATGTTCCCAATCCGCCCCGCGATCCAGTCGCTGGAGTGTTCCTGAAATCGCTGCGCAATAATGTCATCTCCGACCCCAGCTTTTACCTCGCCATCGCAGCCGAAACTCCGTTGCGGGTCTTTATTCATTCCGACGCCCCCACACGGCCCCTTCGAGAAGCCCTCACTGGGAAGGTTGATCTGCGCGTCCACGCCCCGTTCAGCGATGACGAGCTACACCAAGAAGTCGCATCGGTCACGACTTGCCTGTTGCCATACGTCCGGGGAACCCATTCCGGTTGGCTGGAAATGTGCCGTGACGTGGGCACCACCGTTGTGGCTCCCGACGTTGGGTGCTACGAAGGCCAAGCCGATAGCCCGGGCACGGTTCGGGTCTATGACGCAGGGGACGCACACGCGGCCGCCGACGCGCTGAACAGGCAATTAGAACGCGGTACTGTGCCGTACCGCGGCAACCGGGAGCGACAGCTTCATTTTATTCACGGTTTCCACGAACGACTCTACGAAAGGTTGGTCACGCCATGA
- a CDS encoding ATP-dependent 6-phosphofructokinase: MRIATLTSGGDCPGLNAVIRAVVRTAAQEGSTVVGFEDGWQGLLEDRRVQLYDDAFIDRILRQGGTILGTGRLHPDDFMAGIDRVKENLADAHIDALIAIGGEGTLKGAKFLHEHGVPVVGVPKTIDNDVDGTDYTFGFDTAVAVATDAIDRLHTTAESHNRVMIVEVMGRHVGWIAMHAGMAGGAHEILIPEAPFDIDEVCKRMARRFQLGEKYGIIVVAEGALPKEGTLDVGEREVDQFGHEKFDDISGLIAKELENRLDTDVRTTVLGHIQRGGTPTAFDRVLATRFGVNATQACLAGDFGKVVALNASHIELITFEQAVGQLKEVPLKFYETAQALFG, translated from the coding sequence ATGCGTATTGCGACCCTCACCAGTGGTGGTGACTGCCCCGGACTCAATGCCGTTATCCGCGCCGTCGTGCGCACGGCTGCTCAAGAAGGCTCCACAGTCGTGGGCTTTGAAGATGGCTGGCAAGGCCTGCTGGAAGATCGTCGCGTGCAGTTATACGACGATGCGTTTATCGATCGGATCCTGCGACAGGGTGGCACCATCTTGGGCACCGGTCGTCTGCACCCTGATGACTTTATGGCAGGTATCGATCGGGTTAAGGAGAACTTGGCCGACGCCCACATTGATGCCTTGATCGCGATCGGCGGGGAAGGAACCCTCAAGGGGGCAAAGTTTTTGCACGAGCATGGCGTTCCGGTTGTGGGCGTGCCAAAGACTATCGACAACGACGTTGACGGCACCGACTACACTTTCGGCTTCGATACCGCGGTCGCCGTAGCTACGGATGCAATTGACCGGTTGCACACCACCGCTGAATCCCACAACCGTGTGATGATCGTAGAGGTCATGGGCCGCCACGTTGGCTGGATTGCAATGCACGCGGGCATGGCTGGTGGTGCTCATGAGATCCTCATTCCAGAAGCCCCGTTCGATATCGACGAAGTATGCAAGCGCATGGCTCGCCGTTTCCAGCTGGGGGAGAAGTACGGAATCATCGTGGTCGCTGAAGGGGCGCTGCCAAAGGAAGGCACGCTGGATGTCGGTGAGCGCGAGGTTGACCAGTTTGGCCATGAGAAGTTTGATGACATCTCTGGTCTCATCGCCAAGGAATTGGAAAACCGGCTCGATACGGATGTGCGCACAACGGTGCTGGGGCACATTCAGCGCGGTGGTACTCCCACCGCTTTCGACCGTGTTTTGGCCACTCGGTTTGGTGTGAACGCCACCCAGGCTTGTTTGGCGGGAGACTTCGGCAAGGTCGTGGCGCTCAACGCGTCCCACATTGAATTGATTACCTTTGAGCAAGCTGTGGGCCAACTCAAGGAGGTTCCACTGAAGTTCTACGAAACGGCGCAGGCGCTGTTCGGCTAG
- a CDS encoding DUF4261 domain-containing protein codes for MSSTERTFMFGRKSRASRTSREQTSAQSAPIPAQGEHTSHPEGTPHILDIRTVSAPLVNIVLFDRTPGPEEIVEQLQQQFENELGEFQINPETNSVAVEVWGDHLIHVTTVEAVPDGEYFHMRYHPVLSGEESAVDNVTAQVVVALLPSEGRMQLNKQFIEPRMNSAFTHAAVTEAVAAVDGALLVHSTLAEVTFNAGYYRGFVQEGRVEEALVSVWIVQSENGGSNAYTCGLAPLGHPELIFVDSPIPPEELYAKLMNLANYILNGAVLRPEDTLGFADDQILRVSEGTHPYFADVACLELQITEA; via the coding sequence ATGTCATCGACGGAAAGAACCTTCATGTTCGGACGCAAATCTCGCGCATCTCGCACCTCGCGGGAACAAACATCGGCGCAATCTGCACCGATTCCCGCACAGGGGGAGCACACTTCCCATCCAGAAGGCACCCCGCACATTCTGGATATCCGTACAGTTTCAGCACCTCTTGTGAACATTGTGCTATTCGATCGCACGCCCGGTCCCGAGGAGATCGTTGAGCAGCTGCAACAACAGTTCGAAAACGAACTCGGCGAATTCCAGATCAACCCCGAAACAAACTCGGTAGCGGTGGAAGTATGGGGTGATCACCTCATTCACGTCACCACCGTCGAGGCGGTACCTGACGGTGAGTACTTCCACATGCGCTACCACCCCGTTTTGTCGGGCGAGGAAAGCGCCGTCGATAACGTCACAGCCCAGGTTGTGGTCGCCCTCCTTCCCAGCGAGGGTCGAATGCAGCTGAACAAGCAATTCATCGAACCACGGATGAACAGTGCTTTCACGCACGCCGCGGTGACCGAAGCCGTAGCTGCCGTCGATGGCGCGTTGCTGGTGCACTCCACCCTGGCCGAGGTCACGTTCAATGCGGGTTACTACCGTGGCTTCGTTCAAGAGGGCCGAGTGGAAGAGGCCTTGGTTTCGGTGTGGATTGTGCAGTCGGAAAACGGCGGTAGTAACGCATACACGTGCGGCTTAGCACCCCTGGGGCACCCCGAATTGATATTCGTGGACTCTCCCATTCCACCCGAGGAGCTCTACGCCAAGCTCATGAACCTTGCCAACTACATCCTGAACGGCGCCGTCTTGCGCCCCGAGGACACATTGGGATTCGCCGATGATCAGATCCTGCGTGTCTCTGAGGGAACCCACCCCTACTTCGCCGACGTCGCCTGCTTGGAGTTGCAGATCACCGAGGCGTAA
- a CDS encoding glycosyltransferase: MTSTLPLRRASDHLRPLRIAFVAPSRYPIKEPYAGGLEAFCGTMVRALREQGHQVDMYAAVGSQGHQLDIQLPGVDWGDAPENAVDTEYPAGEREKEDCAFIALRNHLVDQDYDVVHNNSLNAWMFPSAQSQEYLPMVTTLHTPQLPEMQEAITNAGRASGAFAAVSHTTGADWITPTPVEVVPNGVNVRQWALGPGGKSAVWFGRLVPEKGAHLAIDACRERQLPLILAGRKGDHAYFKEEIAPRLKYPEVRWIGELPHDKLRQLVGNCALTVVTPRWEEPFGLVAFESMACGTPVAAFARGGLAELLAEAPACLAASDSVPALADAIDRARTFDRREVRNWVVARHSLTQTAQRYIQLYREVMVR; encoded by the coding sequence ATGACTTCCACATTGCCCTTGCGCAGAGCAAGTGACCACCTGCGCCCGTTGCGTATCGCGTTCGTGGCCCCATCGCGCTATCCCATCAAGGAACCGTATGCAGGAGGGCTGGAAGCATTCTGTGGCACGATGGTCCGGGCCCTTCGGGAACAGGGCCACCAGGTTGACATGTATGCGGCCGTCGGTTCGCAAGGCCATCAGCTAGACATTCAACTACCCGGGGTGGATTGGGGTGATGCTCCCGAAAATGCCGTCGATACCGAATACCCGGCCGGAGAACGTGAAAAGGAAGACTGCGCCTTCATCGCCCTGCGCAACCACTTGGTCGACCAAGATTACGATGTCGTGCACAACAATTCGCTGAATGCGTGGATGTTTCCTTCTGCTCAGTCTCAGGAATATCTACCGATGGTCACCACCTTGCACACCCCTCAGCTCCCGGAGATGCAAGAGGCCATCACGAACGCCGGTCGCGCCAGCGGCGCATTCGCGGCTGTGAGCCACACTACGGGCGCGGATTGGATCACCCCCACTCCGGTCGAGGTGGTTCCCAATGGCGTGAATGTGCGCCAGTGGGCGCTGGGTCCCGGCGGGAAATCGGCAGTGTGGTTTGGCCGCTTGGTTCCAGAAAAAGGGGCACACCTGGCAATCGATGCGTGCCGCGAGCGTCAGCTCCCCCTCATTCTGGCTGGTCGTAAGGGCGATCATGCGTATTTCAAGGAGGAAATCGCTCCGCGATTGAAGTACCCGGAGGTCCGGTGGATTGGGGAATTGCCCCATGACAAGTTACGCCAGTTGGTCGGTAACTGTGCATTGACCGTAGTAACACCCCGCTGGGAGGAACCCTTCGGATTGGTTGCATTCGAATCCATGGCGTGTGGCACACCTGTTGCGGCGTTCGCCCGCGGGGGATTGGCTGAGCTCCTTGCGGAGGCACCCGCATGCCTGGCGGCATCGGATTCAGTTCCGGCACTTGCGGATGCCATCGATCGCGCCCGCACATTTGATCGGCGCGAGGTTCGCAACTGGGTGGTAGCCCGTCACTCCCTGACGCAAACGGCTCAGCGATATATTCAGCTGTACCGGGAGGTTATGGTGCGATGA